TTGCCGCAGTAGATGTCGTTCCCCTGCTCGATGTCACGGAGACCAATCGGGAGCGACCGGAAATCCCTTCGGGAGATTGTTGAGTAGCACGCTCAAACGGACCCGATCAGCTTCGCTTCGGTCCAAAACGGTGAGTAAATCTTCACGCTTGGGCACGTCGCTTCTCCACCTTCCCTCATTGATCCTGGCTGCAATCTCGCCGAGGTAGTGCACAAACCAGATCGTGACCCGCACAGCCACCATTCGAGCCTCGAATAATCGCTGCCTGTGAGTGTTCTGCTTGAACTTGCGTCCGTGCAACCATTTGCTGCGAAGATCGTAGAGGTGCTTGAAGTCCTTTTTGCAATTCTCCCTTTCCCTCTTGGTTGTACCGAGAATGGCGGCACGTCTTCTGGCACGCGACTCTGTAAGGCCCGGTCCCCGTTCACCCAACATTGCCTCTAAATCGGTGATGTGCCACAAGAGTTGGTCAAGCCCATCAGTGAAAAATGCCTTGTTCAAGTTGTCTGCCGCCACCTTGAGGAAGGGCCAATGAGTATCTTTGGTTTCCAGTCTCAGATGACCAAGGCACTCGTCTGCGCGCTGGATGCACTGCTCGAACGCGGCAATACGAGACTCGTTCAGATTGAAGATGATGTGGTGGCCGTTATATTCTTTCCCGGTATATGGATCCTCGCCCTTTGGAACAAAGGACTTCAGCGTTGCACAGTCCGGCGCCCTATTCGGTCGTTCCAGGTCGCAATCGTCCACGAGAATAACGAACGGAGTTTCGAAGCCGAACGGTAACCCATAGGGCCAGCAAGCCTTACGTGGCTTCTGCTCCTTCTGGTGTTTCTCCTCTTGTGGCTTTTCGAGCCAATCGAAGAGCACCAACCGCTTCGGTGCGGGCTCAATTGCCGGTGGAAAACGGGTGTACGTTGGCGAAACCATACCCACGGCTTCTTTTGAAATGGTAAGTGTCCCCCAACGCCGTACCTCTTCTTCAGCCCTTACCACGATGAACCAGTATTCTTGCAAGATGCACGTATCGACCTCAGCGTTTGGATAGAAGACGCGGTTGACTTCATTGCCAACGATCTTGTCGAATTCCTCCTTTTTGAACCTGCGGATTTCGAATCCTGAGAATTTCAGCTCCTGCTTCGGAAATTTCACAAATTCCATCGGTGACAGGTAAGTTGTCTCAACATGACGACGTTGGAATGCCTTCTCATACCTCTTGACCAAGGTGCGCGGCGTATCCAAGCCGTTGAAGAAGGTGTCGGTGTAATAGCCTGTGCGCCGAAAAAACTGGCAGATCGCATCCCTCCAGGACGATTCACTCCTACTGCTGTGCCAGTCGTCACTGCGGAACGCCGAGCGTGTTGCTTCCAGCAACGCACTGAATTCGCGGCCCTCTTCGAGTTGCTTGACCAGGGTGCGTAGGTGATCGTCCTTATTGAGCCACTCCACCCAGCCTGCTTTCCTTGCGTGCCTTGTAGGCGGACGTTGGCTGGCCTCGACAGTCTTGGTGTAGGCGTGGAAGGCTTGTTCAATCATGACCATGGGTTCCCCTTTGCCATGATTCAGTAAAGCGGAATTCCTTGCGTGCCGACAAACTCTTCCTCAGGCATCGGTTCACCATCTTCCAGGAGCATTTCCACTACTTCGCGAAGGTTCGTGTTGAGCGCATCCAGCGGTTCGGCTTGGGAATGGGCTCCGGGGAATCCGGGGATGTAGGCCACGAAGAGAGCAGTCTCGGGATCGTGTTCGACACCGGCCGTGTATTCCTTACATGGTATGGATACCCTTACTCTTTGGATTTGAACCAGACCGAGAGGTTAACTTGGGGTGAGCCGCTGGAGGAGGCACGCAACCAGGAATGAGATCGAGAAATGCCCCTTGCCGGAATAGGGCTAATTTCTATATGTTGAGGTGTAGCCTCCGAAGTGTGCAACGTGGGGAGAAGCAACAATGACGACATTTAAGGTAGGGCAATATGTCAACGTCCCCTGCAACATTTACCCAGGGGCGTTTCCCAGCGAATACTTGGTGATTCTTGAGGCACAGGACGGTGAATACTCAGGATTTGTCCAAGTGGAACATGTCACTCCCTCACCAACCGATAAGAACCAAGGCTCGATTAAAGGCATTGTCAGGGCGATAGAAGGCGGCAGAATTACTGTCCAGCTACCTGGCTCATTTTTTACTACTGCCATGGGCTTGACGACGTTCCCCGCAAGTTGGGCGAACGAAAATATTAGGGCAGAGGCGGTATAGCTGCAGCATTGCATGGTACTCTCCCAACCCGACATCCGAAAAGCTGTTAGGGAAGGACGCATTGTTTTCTCTCCCGCCTTGGAAGAAGAGCAGTGGAGCGAAGCCTCGGTTGATCTCCGGCTCGGGTTCAGTTTTACCGTTTTACGGAAGGATCTGGCCAGCGTAAGAATTTCCGTCGCGGACGGCTTAAAAGCGCTTGCCTCTGCTGATTTCTGGCGAACCCGAAAACTGAAACCGCACGATGACTTGGGTAAGGTGGAGACGTTTACCCTTGAGCCCAACGAGTTCGTCCTTGCAATGACCTACGAGCGCGTCAAGATTCCGCTCGATTTGATTGCTCGAATCGAAGGACGGAGTACGTATGCGCGCGTTGGCCTGACCATGCATCAGACAGCACCGTGGATTCAGCCAGGATGGGATGGACCGATCGTTCTGGAGATCATTAATCACGGCCCATTCAAAATGGATCTGACGCCGCTCAAAGATCGGCCCTGCCAACTTGCTTTTTTTAATCTGAGTACTCCTCTACCTGAGAACAGGGCATATGGAACACGCGAAACTAATGTCTACCAAAGACAGACCCACCCCATAAGGCAAGATCAATACTGACCGCTACTTTTCAACTCACATGATGAAGTCGGCTATCACAACCGTTTTCCCACCGCATTCTTGAACACGAGCTCCACGGTCCCAAGCAAATCACTTGGGCTACGGCAGGCATTCAAGCTCAGGTCGAATGGGAAGTGTCGACGAACGATCAGGCCTGGACGCCCACCGTGGATGCCGCCTGGACGATGGTCTCCCAGATGTCGTCGGCGATGGGAATACCGTCGCGTTGGCGGGTCTGCTGGGTTCGGTCCTCGGGCACCCCGGGCAGCAGGACTTCCTTGAAGCCGGGGGCGGGTGGAATGGCCAGGGCCCGGCGGGCCAGCTCGTCGGCGCGCCGGCTGTATTGGGACAGCGGCTGGAACAGGTCGGCCCGGAAGACGATCAGGGTGGTGCCGTGGCGTCGAAAGAGGGGATCGGAATAGTCGAGTTCGGCTCCGTCGTCGGCCCCGCTGAAGGTTCTGCCCAGCATCTCGGTGAACAGCATCAGGGCATAGCCCTTGTGGCCGCCGAAAGGCAGGTGGGCGCCGCCATCCATGAACTTGCGAGGGTCGGTGGTGGGATTCCCGTCCTTGTCCACAACCGAATCGGGGGGAAGCTGCTGATTGCGGTTGAAGGCGTTGACCACTTTGACGCCGGCGGTGGTGGAAGTGGCGAAATCGATGATGACGGGGGCCTGGCTTCCCGCGGGCAAGCCCATGGCGATGGGGTTGGTGTGGAAAAGCGCCTTGCGGCCGCCATAGGGAACCGCAGCCGGTTTCTCGGCCCCCTGGCCTCCGGCCCAGACCATGGAAACCATGTCCTCGGCCGCGGCCATTTCCGCGTAGTGACCCAGTCGGCCGATATGGTGGGTTTGCACCAGGGAGACGACTGACAGGCCCTGGTTGGTGGCCTTTTCAATGGCCGTCTGCATGGCGAAACGCCCCACCACGTGTCCGAAGGCCCAATCCCCCTGGACCAGTGCGGTGGCCGGGGTTTCCCGGGCGATCTTCGGCTGCGCCGCGACGCGGATGTGTCCGTCCCGGATGGCCTGCACATAGCCCTCGATGTGCCAGACCCCATGGGAGTCCACCCCACGCAGGTTGGCCAGGACCAAGTGCTCGGCCACGATTTCGGCCTGGTCCGGGACGGCGCCGGCTGCTTCCAGAATCTGCCGGGTCAACCGGCGAAGCTCATCGGCTGTCTTGGTAATCATGAATGGGCGTCCCCGGATCGATGGCTGACAGAGTTGGTGAAGATCGTCACTGAAAGGGAGCGCAAAAGCCGGCCTATAGTACGCATCTGCCGGAGCCTCTAGGCGAAGTCCTCGACGACCAAATCACGGGTCTCGGGATGCTTCCGCAGGATCTCGGCGATACCTGCCCGGTCAGCAGGATCTACCTGAGTGCCGGGCGGACGCACAGGTCCCCCGGCCCTTCCCAAGGCTTCCATGGCCACCTTGATGCCGCTGATGCCGTACCCCGGCTTGTAGCCGCGGATCTTGAGAATGGGATCCAACTCGGTTTGCAGCACCTTCTCCATTTTGGCGGTCTCTCCGGCCACTCCGTGTTTCCAGAAGCGCCTGGAGGCCTCGGGAACCAGCGCGGCCGCCGCCGTGGAGTAGGCGCGGCTTCCCCGGGAAAATGAGTGGGAGGCGGCCGGTTCATTCTCCGCCATGAACAGCAGGGGCTTGGCAACGGCCTCCAGAATCTGTCCTCCGGTTCGGGGATAATAGTCCTCATCCGGGCCCAAAGAAGGGAAGAATCCCATCATGTTGGGGATCTCGGCCAATCGAATGAGCACCTCCGGCCAGAAATCGTGTTGGCCACTGGGGAGAACGACAGCGCCGATGGAGACCGAAGTAATGATGTCCTTGTAGAATTCGTAGTAGTTTTCAGCGCGCCAGTGCTGTCCTCGGGGAGGGAATATCACCAGCGCATCCGCGCCGGCCTTTTCGGCATTTCCGGCCATCTCGATGGATATCTTGTAGCCGCCGATCACTCCCGCCATCACCGGCATCTGCTGCCGGGCTCCGGCCACGGCGGCGGCGACCACCTCACGGTGCTCATCCAGGCCCAGCTTCCAGCCTTCGCCATAGCCGCCTCCGACCACCACCGTCAGACGATCCCTTTCGGCGTGGAAGGCCACGTTGCGGCGAAGGCCTTCGAGATCCACCGAGTAGTCGGCGTTAAATGGAGTGGGCAGGTAGTTGTGGGGACCGTCCAGGGCCTTGATCAGTTCCTCCATGGAACTCCAGCGCCGGACGGGTGAGGGGGGTGGCGTTCGGCAGCCCCAGGGAAGAGCAAGGCTCCCGAGGGCCAGTGCCCCCATTTTGCAAAGACTTCTTCGGGAAGCCTGCCGATTTGAAGCCGGCTTGGACTCTGTTGGCTCGCTCTTCAATACTTGTTCCGTTGGATTGGGTGAATAGAGGACGCCCGGGCTTGTGGGATTGAAAGAGATTTCACCGGTCAGGCCAGAATCGGTTTCACCACCTTGCCGTGCACGTCCGTCAGTCGGAAATGACGCCCCTGGAACTTGAAGGTCAAACGGGTGTGGTCGATTCCCAGGCAGTGCAGAATGGTGGCATGGAGGTCGTGGATGTGGACGGGATCGCGGACGATGTTGTAGCTGTAGTCGTCGGTTTCGCCGTAAGTGGTCCCCGGCTTGATGCCTCCACCCGCCATCCAGATGGTGAAGCAGCGTGGGTGGTGATCGCGCCCGTAGTCGTCGGCCGTGAGCTTTCCCTGGCAGTAGACGGTGCGACCGAACTCGCCGCCCCAGATCACCAGCGTGTCCTCGAGCAATCCGCGTTCCTTCAGATCCTGGATCAGGGCCGCCGAGGGCTGGTCGGTATCCATGGCCTGCCCCTTGATCTGCTCGGGGAGCTTGGAGTGCTGGTCCCAGCCGCGATGGAAAAGCTGAACGAAACGCACGCCGCGCTCCACCAGCCTTCTGGCCAGCAGGCAGTTGGCGGCGTAAGTGCCCGGCTTTCGGGACGCCGGGCCGTAGAGCTCGAAGGTTCTCTCCGGTTCACTCGATAGATCCATCAAGCCCGGCACCGAGGTCTGCATCCGATAGGCCATCTCGTACTGGGAGATGCGGGTGGAGATTTCCGGATCGCCGAAATCCTTCAGCTTCAACTGGTTGAGTCGGGAAAGGTCATCCAGGAAGCGGCGGCGTCCGGCGGACGAGAGTCCCGGAGGATTGGAGAGGTAGAGCACCGGGTCACCCACCGAGCGAAACTTGACCCCCTGGTACTTGGTGGGAAGGAAACCGCTGCCCCACAAGCGATCGTAGAGGGGCTGGCTGTCGGACTTGCCGGTTCCTTGCGAGATCATGGCCACAAAGGTGGGCAGGTCCCGGTTCTGACTTCCCAGTCCATAGGAGAGCCAGGCTCCGATACTGGGGCGGCCGGCCAACTGGGCGCCGGTCTGGAAAAAGGTAATGGCCGGATCGTGGTTGATGGCCTCGGTATGCATGGTCCGAATGAAGCACAGCTCGTCGGCCACCTTGGCGGTATGGGACATGATTTCGCTGACCCAGGCTCCCGATTGGCCGTTCTGCTTGAATTTGAAGATCGAGGGGGCGATGGGCAGGCTATCCTGGGTGGCGGTCATTCCGGTGAGCCGCTGGCCCTTGCGCACCGAATCGGGCAGTTGCTGGGCGTGTCGCTCCCTCAGCCCGGGCTTGTGGTCGAACAGGTCCATTTGAGCGGGAGCTCCCGACTGGAACAGGTAGATCACTCTCTTGGCCTTGGGGGCAAAGTGAGGAAGCTCCGGAAGCCCTGCCTCACCGGGGAGCGGCTGGAGAGCGGACCGGTCCGGTCCGGCTGCGGCCGCGTCTCCCTCCAGCAGCGATGCCAGGGCGGCTGTCCCCAGTCCCCAACTGGAGAGACCGAAAAAGTGGCGACGGGTGAGCAGAAGCTGGCTTTCCAGGAAGGGATTCATGGCTCACTCCTTGGTAATGGTTTCATCGAGATTCAAAATCAGGCTGGCGACGGCCGTATAGGCAGCCACCTCGCGAGGGTCCAAACCTTTGGGGGCCGGGGTTTCTCCGGTGTTCAACAGTTCCCTGGCCGCCTTGCGGTTGGAACGATAGGAATCGAGGTGGGCTTCCAGGCTTTCCAGCAGGATCCTTCCTTCCTCGGCAGTCGGCGGGCGAGCGGTGGCCAGGCGAAAGGCCCGGACAATCCGGTCCGAGTGGGAGTGACTCTCCGGCTCGGCCAGCACCCGCTGAGCCAGCCCGCGCGCGGCCTCTACAAAGGTAACGTCGTTCATCAGGTTGAGCGCCTGCAAGGGGGTGTTGGTCCGGCTGACTCGCACGGTGCACATCTCGCGGGCGGCGGCGTCGAAATTCAGCATGGAGGGCGGTGCGATGGTGCGCTTCCAGAAGGTGTAGAGACTCCTACGGTAGAGATCTTCCCCGGTGCTCTGGTTGTAGGCAATGTCCCCGGCCAGTTCCTCCCAGAGCCCCGCCGGCTGATAGGGCTTGACCGAGGGGCCACCCAGCTTTTCCACCAGCAGTCCCCCCACGAACAGGGCCTGGTCCCGAATGGCCTGGGCCGAGAGCCGCTGGCGGGAACCTCGCGCCAGCAGGAGATTTTCCGGATCCCTGGCCAGCAGTTCCGCGGCGGCCCGGGAGGACTGGCGATAAGTGGCGCTCATGACCATGGTCTTCTGCAGAGCCTTGAGGTCCCAACCGGAACTCACGAACTCGGTGGCCAGCCAGTCCAGCAGGGCGGGGTGAGTGGGCCGCTCGCCCTGGGACCCGAAGTCCTCGACGGTTCGAACCAGTCCCTGGCCGAAGAGCCTCTGCCAGTAGCGATTGACCACCACGCGGGGGGTCAGGGGGTTGCCGGGATGCACCAACCAGCGCGCAAGGTCCAGGCGATTGCGGATCTTTCCGTTGGCTCCGCCGCTGAGGACTTCCGGAACGCCGGGACTCACCCTCTCGCCGGGCTGGTCGTAGGCGCCTCGCAGCAGCATGAAGGTTTCCCGCGGCTCTTCCCGCTCCTGCATCACCATGGTGGTGGGAACCGTCTCCAATAGAGCGGTTATCCGCCCC
The DNA window shown above is from Acidobacteriota bacterium and carries:
- a CDS encoding DUF1501 domain-containing protein, which produces MNPFLESQLLLTRRHFFGLSSWGLGTAALASLLEGDAAAAGPDRSALQPLPGEAGLPELPHFAPKAKRVIYLFQSGAPAQMDLFDHKPGLRERHAQQLPDSVRKGQRLTGMTATQDSLPIAPSIFKFKQNGQSGAWVSEIMSHTAKVADELCFIRTMHTEAINHDPAITFFQTGAQLAGRPSIGAWLSYGLGSQNRDLPTFVAMISQGTGKSDSQPLYDRLWGSGFLPTKYQGVKFRSVGDPVLYLSNPPGLSSAGRRRFLDDLSRLNQLKLKDFGDPEISTRISQYEMAYRMQTSVPGLMDLSSEPERTFELYGPASRKPGTYAANCLLARRLVERGVRFVQLFHRGWDQHSKLPEQIKGQAMDTDQPSAALIQDLKERGLLEDTLVIWGGEFGRTVYCQGKLTADDYGRDHHPRCFTIWMAGGGIKPGTTYGETDDYSYNIVRDPVHIHDLHATILHCLGIDHTRLTFKFQGRHFRLTDVHGKVVKPILA
- the dcd gene encoding dCTP deaminase, with translation MVLSQPDIRKAVREGRIVFSPALEEEQWSEASVDLRLGFSFTVLRKDLASVRISVADGLKALASADFWRTRKLKPHDDLGKVETFTLEPNEFVLAMTYERVKIPLDLIARIEGRSTYARVGLTMHQTAPWIQPGWDGPIVLEIINHGPFKMDLTPLKDRPCQLAFFNLSTPLPENRAYGTRETNVYQRQTHPIRQDQY
- a CDS encoding dihydrodipicolinate synthase family protein produces the protein MEELIKALDGPHNYLPTPFNADYSVDLEGLRRNVAFHAERDRLTVVVGGGYGEGWKLGLDEHREVVAAAVAGARQQMPVMAGVIGGYKISIEMAGNAEKAGADALVIFPPRGQHWRAENYYEFYKDIITSVSIGAVVLPSGQHDFWPEVLIRLAEIPNMMGFFPSLGPDEDYYPRTGGQILEAVAKPLLFMAENEPAASHSFSRGSRAYSTAAAALVPEASRRFWKHGVAGETAKMEKVLQTELDPILKIRGYKPGYGISGIKVAMEALGRAGGPVRPPGTQVDPADRAGIAEILRKHPETRDLVVEDFA
- a CDS encoding Ldh family oxidoreductase; translated protein: MITKTADELRRLTRQILEAAGAVPDQAEIVAEHLVLANLRGVDSHGVWHIEGYVQAIRDGHIRVAAQPKIARETPATALVQGDWAFGHVVGRFAMQTAIEKATNQGLSVVSLVQTHHIGRLGHYAEMAAAEDMVSMVWAGGQGAEKPAAVPYGGRKALFHTNPIAMGLPAGSQAPVIIDFATSTTAGVKVVNAFNRNQQLPPDSVVDKDGNPTTDPRKFMDGGAHLPFGGHKGYALMLFTEMLGRTFSGADDGAELDYSDPLFRRHGTTLIVFRADLFQPLSQYSRRADELARRALAIPPAPGFKEVLLPGVPEDRTQQTRQRDGIPIADDIWETIVQAASTVGVQA
- a CDS encoding type II toxin-antitoxin system HicB family antitoxin, with product MPCKEYTAGVEHDPETALFVAYIPGFPGAHSQAEPLDALNTNLREVVEMLLEDGEPMPEEEFVGTQGIPLY
- a CDS encoding HEPN domain-containing protein: MIEQAFHAYTKTVEASQRPPTRHARKAGWVEWLNKDDHLRTLVKQLEEGREFSALLEATRSAFRSDDWHSSRSESSWRDAICQFFRRTGYYTDTFFNGLDTPRTLVKRYEKAFQRRHVETTYLSPMEFVKFPKQELKFSGFEIRRFKKEEFDKIVGNEVNRVFYPNAEVDTCILQEYWFIVVRAEEEVRRWGTLTISKEAVGMVSPTYTRFPPAIEPAPKRLVLFDWLEKPQEEKHQKEQKPRKACWPYGLPFGFETPFVILVDDCDLERPNRAPDCATLKSFVPKGEDPYTGKEYNGHHIIFNLNESRIAAFEQCIQRADECLGHLRLETKDTHWPFLKVAADNLNKAFFTDGLDQLLWHITDLEAMLGERGPGLTESRARRRAAILGTTKRERENCKKDFKHLYDLRSKWLHGRKFKQNTHRQRLFEARMVAVRVTIWFVHYLGEIAARINEGRWRSDVPKREDLLTVLDRSEADRVRLSVLLNNLPKGFPVAPDWSP